In one Roseburia intestinalis L1-82 genomic region, the following are encoded:
- the fic gene encoding protein adenylyltransferase Fic, producing the protein MALENKLGIKSSAELAREEERISKKKAVELFENGMLEKLEAGKFQTLCEIHKYLFDDIYDFAGKIRTVNLSKGNFRFAPLMYLETAIKNVDKMPQNTFDEIVEKYVEMNIVHPFREGNGRSMRIWLDMMLKKQIGQVVDWSKIEKEDYLMAMERSPIKDIEIKYILNAALTDQINDREIYMKGIDHSYYYEGYVTYKTEEL; encoded by the coding sequence ATGGCGCTGGAAAATAAGCTTGGAATTAAAAGTTCCGCAGAACTCGCGCGTGAAGAGGAACGTATCAGTAAAAAGAAGGCAGTAGAACTGTTTGAAAATGGTATGCTCGAGAAACTTGAGGCGGGAAAGTTTCAAACGTTATGTGAGATTCATAAATATTTATTTGATGATATCTATGACTTTGCAGGAAAAATCCGAACCGTAAATTTATCAAAAGGTAATTTCAGATTTGCACCGCTTATGTATCTTGAAACAGCAATTAAAAATGTAGACAAAATGCCACAGAACACATTTGATGAGATTGTTGAAAAATATGTGGAAATGAACATTGTGCATCCGTTCCGTGAAGGAAATGGAAGAAGCATGCGCATCTGGCTGGATATGATGTTAAAAAAACAGATCGGACAGGTAGTAGACTGGAGTAAGATAGAAAAAGAAGATTATCTGATGGCGATGGAACGCAGTCCGATCAAAGATATTGAAATTAAATATATTTTAAATGCAGCACTTACCGATCAGATCAATGACCGGGAAATTTATATGAAAGGTATTGACCATAGTTATTATTATGAGGGATATGTCACGTATAAGACGGAAGAGTTGTAG
- a CDS encoding glycoside hydrolase family 13 protein, whose product MQKAWWKEAVVYQIYPRSFMDSNGDGIGDLQGIIKKLDYIKNLGITVIWVSPIYKSPNKDNGYDISDYQDIMDEFGTMEDFDELLKEIHQRGMKLVMDLVVNHTSDQHKWFLESRKSKDNKYRDYYIWKDPVDGHEPTNWGSYFSGSAWQFDETTGQYYLHQFVPEQPDLNWDNPVVRKEVFDMMTWWCEKGIDGFRMDVISLISKPEEYKDGPVKEGEKYSFCGAVTANGPHEHEYLQEMNQKVLSRYNLLTVGETSCVTLEEAKKYARSDGKELSMVFQFEHMDVDSDEHGKWTDKKLYLPDLKEVLNRWQKGLEEVAWNSLYWNNHDQPRVVSRWGNDSGEYRELSAKMLATCLHMMQGTPYVYQGEELGMTNMHFSDVSECDDIEEKNIYIDLVTDTKVYTHDQMMDIISKKGRDNARTPMQWDDSENAGFTTGTPWFAVNPNYKTINAAAQVEDPDSIYNYYRKLIELRKEEEVIVYGTFDGLEDADENLYIYTRSSENKKILVICNFTEKELDVPASIADMVKENRGILIGNYKDISEKIRPYEAVVYLTK is encoded by the coding sequence ATGCAGAAAGCATGGTGGAAAGAAGCAGTTGTTTATCAGATTTATCCAAGGAGTTTTATGGATAGTAACGGAGATGGAATCGGAGACCTTCAGGGGATCATAAAAAAATTAGACTATATAAAGAATCTCGGTATCACAGTTATCTGGGTATCCCCGATCTATAAATCTCCAAATAAAGATAACGGATATGATATCAGCGATTATCAGGATATAATGGATGAGTTCGGGACAATGGAAGATTTTGATGAATTATTAAAAGAAATTCATCAAAGAGGAATGAAACTGGTAATGGATCTGGTTGTCAACCATACATCTGACCAGCATAAATGGTTTCTGGAAAGCAGAAAATCAAAAGATAATAAATACCGCGATTATTATATCTGGAAAGATCCGGTAGATGGTCATGAACCGACAAACTGGGGATCATATTTCAGTGGATCTGCATGGCAGTTTGATGAGACAACCGGACAGTATTATCTGCATCAGTTTGTGCCGGAACAGCCTGATCTTAACTGGGATAATCCTGTGGTAAGAAAAGAAGTTTTTGATATGATGACATGGTGGTGTGAAAAAGGCATTGACGGATTCCGGATGGATGTGATCAGTCTGATCAGCAAGCCGGAAGAATACAAAGATGGTCCGGTAAAAGAAGGGGAAAAATATTCTTTTTGTGGTGCAGTCACAGCCAATGGACCTCATGAACATGAATATCTTCAGGAGATGAACCAAAAAGTATTAAGCAGGTATAACCTTCTGACAGTGGGTGAAACATCATGCGTTACGCTCGAAGAGGCAAAAAAATATGCGCGAAGCGATGGAAAAGAGTTAAGCATGGTATTCCAGTTTGAGCATATGGATGTGGATTCGGATGAACATGGAAAGTGGACAGATAAGAAACTTTATCTTCCGGATCTCAAAGAAGTTTTAAACCGCTGGCAGAAAGGGTTAGAGGAAGTAGCATGGAACAGTCTGTACTGGAACAATCATGACCAGCCAAGGGTTGTTTCGAGATGGGGAAATGATTCCGGGGAATACAGGGAGCTTTCAGCAAAGATGCTTGCAACCTGTCTCCACATGATGCAGGGAACACCGTATGTATATCAGGGGGAAGAACTTGGAATGACCAATATGCATTTTTCGGATGTGTCTGAATGTGACGATATAGAAGAAAAAAATATTTATATAGATCTTGTTACCGATACAAAAGTATATACGCATGATCAGATGATGGACATTATCAGTAAGAAAGGACGGGATAATGCAAGGACACCTATGCAGTGGGATGATTCAGAAAATGCAGGATTTACCACGGGAACGCCATGGTTTGCCGTGAATCCGAATTATAAAACGATCAATGCGGCTGCTCAGGTGGAAGATCCGGATTCCATATACAATTACTACAGGAAACTCATAGAACTGCGCAAAGAGGAAGAAGTGATCGTTTATGGAACGTTCGACGGACTTGAAGATGCAGATGAAAATCTTTACATTTATACAAGATCATCCGAGAATAAAAAAATACTGGTAATCTGCAATTTCACGGAAAAAGAACTGGATGTTCCGGCTTCTATTGCGGATATGGTAAAAGAAAACCGGGGAATTCTGATAGGAAACTATAAAGATATTTCAGAAAAAATCCGTCCGTATGAAGCGGTAGTATACCTGACAAAATAG
- a CDS encoding TrmH family RNA methyltransferase yields MITSTSNQQMKNLTLLMKKAKARNEQGVFVAEGRKMFLEAPVEWVKQVYVSESFYGTCTQGNMQDCMESCTPKHGEEKLNRKVLERLNETGYEIVSDNVFKSVSDTQTPQGILCVIKKPEYALEELIKGEQTHLLILESIQDPGNLGTMVRTGEGAGITGVIMNQTTVDLFNPKTIRSTMGSIYRVPFFITKDLAGTISSLKEQQVNVYAAHLKGTLSYDEPDYKKKTAFLIGNEGNGLSDEIADLADTYIKIPMQGQVESLNAAISASLLMYETGRQRRH; encoded by the coding sequence ATGATTACAAGTACATCAAACCAGCAGATGAAAAATTTGACACTGCTCATGAAAAAAGCAAAAGCCAGAAATGAACAGGGTGTTTTTGTGGCAGAGGGAAGAAAAATGTTTTTAGAGGCCCCGGTGGAGTGGGTGAAACAGGTTTATGTTTCCGAGAGTTTTTATGGAACATGTACGCAGGGCAATATGCAGGATTGCATGGAATCCTGCACGCCAAAACATGGGGAAGAAAAACTGAACAGAAAAGTACTGGAGCGTTTGAATGAAACCGGCTATGAGATCGTCTCTGACAATGTGTTTAAAAGTGTTTCCGACACACAGACACCGCAGGGAATTCTCTGTGTGATAAAGAAACCGGAGTATGCATTAGAGGAACTGATCAAAGGGGAACAGACGCATCTTCTGATCTTAGAGAGCATCCAGGATCCGGGAAATCTCGGCACGATGGTGCGCACCGGTGAGGGCGCAGGTATCACAGGTGTGATCATGAACCAGACAACAGTGGATCTGTTTAATCCGAAAACCATCCGTTCCACGATGGGAAGCATTTACCGGGTTCCTTTTTTCATCACGAAAGATCTTGCGGGGACGATTTCATCACTCAAAGAGCAGCAGGTCAATGTCTATGCGGCACACCTTAAGGGCACACTTTCCTATGATGAGCCGGACTATAAGAAAAAGACGGCGTTTCTCATCGGAAATGAGGGAAACGGATTGTCGGATGAGATCGCAGATTTAGCAGATACTTATATTAAGATTCCAATGCAGGGACAGGTGGAGTCGTTGAATGCGGCAATCTCCGCATCACTTCTGATGTATGAGACGGGACGGCAGAGAAGACACTGA
- the cas6 gene encoding CRISPR-associated endoribonuclease Cas6, giving the protein MLAKLELKLKCEKELTYQMSSLFHGALMELLPEEYADYLHISSLHPYAQHLECREGNWYWVITGLNKEAVKIIIQDTLWKIEYILIKKHDLKVLIVKKNYMETTYKELMDHFYEDDGKRYIQIHFLSPTAFKQNGRYLFYPDLRCVFQSLMNKYDSATAENTMHDEDTLEQICEHAQVIRYDLKSVSFSLEGVRIPSFIGKITIKLHGTDTMANFVNMLFEFGEYSGVGIKTSLGMGYMKIINEGGRK; this is encoded by the coding sequence ATGTTAGCAAAATTAGAATTAAAGTTAAAATGTGAAAAAGAACTGACATATCAGATGTCATCATTGTTTCATGGGGCACTTATGGAATTGCTGCCAGAGGAATATGCAGATTATCTGCATATTTCAAGCCTTCATCCATATGCACAGCATTTAGAATGCAGAGAAGGGAACTGGTACTGGGTAATTACAGGACTGAATAAAGAAGCAGTGAAGATTATTATACAGGATACGTTGTGGAAAATAGAATACATTCTGATAAAAAAACATGATCTTAAAGTTTTGATAGTGAAGAAAAATTATATGGAAACAACATATAAAGAATTAATGGATCATTTTTATGAGGATGATGGGAAAAGGTATATTCAGATTCATTTTCTATCTCCGACTGCATTTAAACAAAATGGAAGGTATCTTTTTTATCCGGATCTTCGCTGTGTTTTTCAGAGTCTGATGAATAAGTACGACAGTGCCACAGCAGAAAATACAATGCATGATGAAGATACACTCGAACAGATATGTGAGCATGCACAGGTGATCAGGTATGATCTGAAAAGTGTAAGTTTTTCTTTGGAGGGGGTCAGGATTCCATCCTTTATCGGAAAAATAACCATAAAGCTGCATGGCACAGATACAATGGCAAATTTTGTTAACATGTTGTTCGAGTTTGGAGAGTATTCCGGGGTAGGAATCAAAACTTCCCTCGGAATGGGATATATGAAAATCATAAACGAAGGGGGAAGAAAATGA
- a CDS encoding DNA polymerase III subunit alpha translates to MSFTHLHVHTEYSLLDGSNKIKEYVSRVKELGMNSAAITDHGVMYGVIDFYKAARAAGIKPVLGCEVYVAPGSRFDRELSHGDDRYYHLVLLAENNQGYQNLMKIVSKGFVEGYYYKPRVDMEVLETYHEGIIALSACLAGEVQRYLVRGLYEEAKETACKYEKCFGKGNFFLELQDHGIPDQKTVNAGLMRMSEETGIELVATNDVHYTYAEDAEPHDILLCLQTGKKLSDENRMRYEGGQYFVKSEEEMRALFPYAAQAIDNTQKIADRCNVEIEFGVTKLPHFDVPEGYDSWTYLNKLCHEGLVRRYPDKHEELLPKLDYELSVIQKMGYVDYFLIVWDFINYARTHGIPVGPGRGSAAGSLVSYTTGITNIDPIRYNLLFERFLNPERVTMPDIDIDFCYERRSEVIDYVIEKYGKDCVTQIVTFGTLAARGVIRDVGRVMDLPYNFCDTIAKNIPNELNITIDKALIMNPELRSMYESDETVKRLIDMAKRLEGLPRHTSMHAAGVVISQKAMDEYVPLSRSSDGTITTQFVMTTIEELGLLKMDFLGLRTLTVISDAVKLVEKNHGIKIDVDNIDYDDKKVLDSIGTGRCDGVFQLESAGMKNFMKELKPQSLEDVIAGISLYRPGPMDFIPKYIKGKNEPESVTYVCKELEPILEPTYGCIVYQEQVMQIVQNLAGYTMGQADNIRRAMSKKKQYVIDAERQNFVYGNEEQGIKGCIANGISEQAANQIYDSMVDFAKYAFNKSHAAAYAVVAYQTAYLKYYYPVEFMAALMTSVIDNTRKVAEYIYSCRQMGIKVLSPDINEGEGRFLATKDGIRYGMYAIKSIGRQVIDIILAEREANGKYTTLSDFLSRVAGREVNKRAVENLIKAGACDGLDGNRQQMLLVYNTLIDNLNQEKKNSLAGQMSLFDLFSEEEKKAYEVRFPNVEEYTKEIKLGFEKEVLGIYLSGHPLEEYEEKWRKNISAVTADFMLDEETNAVKIKDNQSVVIGGIITEKTIKYTKQNKAMAFITVEDLFGTVEVIIFPRDYEKYSRYLNEDEKVFVAGHANVEEDKNGKLICEKIYSFDDTKRELWLQFATKESYEEKEKELYSRLYGSDGNDEIVIYIASPRAMKRLGQNYNIHINPELVGNLTEFLGEKNVKIVEKSIEKK, encoded by the coding sequence ATGTCATTTACGCATCTGCACGTCCATACAGAGTACAGCCTTTTGGACGGTTCAAATAAGATAAAAGAATATGTTTCAAGAGTCAAAGAACTCGGGATGAACAGCGCCGCCATCACAGATCATGGTGTGATGTACGGCGTGATTGATTTTTATAAGGCAGCAAGGGCAGCAGGGATTAAGCCGGTTTTAGGCTGCGAGGTCTATGTGGCGCCGGGATCACGGTTTGACAGGGAACTTTCACACGGGGATGACCGTTATTATCATCTGGTGCTTTTAGCGGAAAATAATCAGGGGTATCAGAACCTGATGAAAATAGTTTCAAAAGGTTTCGTGGAAGGATATTACTACAAACCACGCGTGGATATGGAAGTCTTAGAGACGTATCATGAGGGTATCATTGCCTTAAGTGCCTGTCTTGCCGGGGAGGTGCAGCGCTACCTGGTGCGTGGTCTTTATGAGGAGGCAAAAGAGACTGCCTGTAAATATGAAAAATGTTTTGGAAAAGGCAATTTCTTTTTGGAATTGCAGGATCATGGAATCCCTGATCAAAAGACCGTTAATGCAGGTCTGATGCGGATGAGTGAAGAGACAGGCATTGAACTGGTGGCGACAAACGATGTGCATTACACATATGCCGAGGATGCCGAGCCGCATGATATTTTACTCTGTCTGCAGACAGGAAAAAAACTGTCCGATGAAAACCGCATGCGTTATGAGGGCGGGCAGTATTTTGTGAAATCTGAGGAGGAGATGCGCGCGCTGTTTCCGTATGCGGCACAGGCGATTGACAACACACAGAAGATCGCGGACCGCTGCAATGTGGAGATCGAATTTGGAGTGACCAAGCTGCCGCATTTTGACGTGCCGGAGGGGTATGATTCGTGGACTTACCTGAACAAACTCTGTCATGAGGGGCTGGTAAGACGTTACCCGGACAAGCATGAGGAGCTTTTGCCGAAGCTTGACTATGAGCTTTCTGTCATCCAGAAGATGGGGTACGTCGATTATTTCCTGATCGTATGGGATTTTATCAACTATGCGAGAACGCACGGTATTCCGGTTGGCCCGGGAAGGGGAAGTGCTGCGGGAAGTCTTGTTTCCTATACAACGGGCATTACCAATATTGATCCGATCCGTTATAACCTGCTGTTTGAGCGGTTCTTAAATCCGGAACGTGTGACCATGCCGGATATCGATATTGACTTCTGCTATGAGAGACGAAGTGAAGTCATTGATTACGTTATTGAAAAATACGGAAAAGACTGTGTAACGCAGATCGTTACCTTCGGTACGTTAGCGGCGCGCGGTGTCATCCGTGATGTCGGACGTGTCATGGATCTGCCGTATAATTTCTGTGATACGATTGCAAAAAATATTCCAAACGAGCTCAATATCACGATTGACAAAGCACTCATAATGAACCCGGAACTGCGTTCCATGTATGAGTCGGATGAGACGGTAAAAAGACTCATCGACATGGCGAAAAGACTAGAAGGTCTGCCGCGCCATACCTCCATGCATGCCGCCGGAGTCGTAATCTCCCAGAAGGCAATGGACGAATATGTGCCTCTGTCGAGAAGTTCCGATGGCACGATCACAACACAGTTTGTCATGACAACGATCGAGGAACTCGGACTTTTAAAAATGGATTTCCTTGGACTGCGTACCTTAACTGTCATCAGTGATGCAGTCAAACTTGTGGAAAAAAATCATGGAATAAAAATTGATGTGGATAACATTGATTATGATGATAAAAAAGTATTAGACTCGATCGGAACCGGAAGATGCGACGGTGTATTCCAGTTAGAAAGTGCGGGCATGAAAAACTTCATGAAAGAGTTAAAACCGCAGAGCTTAGAGGATGTCATCGCCGGCATTTCCCTTTACCGTCCGGGACCGATGGATTTTATACCCAAATATATCAAAGGAAAAAATGAACCAGAGAGCGTGACCTATGTCTGCAAGGAATTAGAGCCGATCTTAGAGCCGACGTATGGCTGCATTGTCTATCAGGAGCAGGTTATGCAGATCGTGCAGAATCTTGCCGGTTATACAATGGGACAGGCTGATAACATCCGCCGCGCCATGAGTAAAAAGAAACAGTACGTCATCGACGCGGAGCGTCAGAACTTTGTCTATGGCAATGAAGAGCAGGGCATCAAAGGCTGTATCGCAAACGGAATCAGCGAGCAGGCGGCAAACCAGATCTACGATTCCATGGTCGATTTTGCCAAATATGCGTTCAATAAATCACATGCAGCCGCTTATGCAGTGGTTGCCTATCAGACGGCATATTTAAAATACTATTATCCGGTTGAGTTTATGGCAGCACTCATGACGTCTGTGATCGACAATACAAGAAAAGTTGCAGAGTACATTTATTCCTGCCGCCAGATGGGAATTAAGGTACTTTCTCCGGACATCAATGAGGGAGAAGGACGCTTTTTGGCAACAAAAGATGGGATCCGCTACGGCATGTACGCAATCAAGAGCATCGGCAGACAGGTTATTGATATCATTTTAGCAGAAAGAGAGGCAAACGGTAAATATACCACGCTCTCTGATTTCTTAAGCCGTGTTGCCGGGCGGGAGGTCAATAAGCGTGCGGTCGAAAACCTGATCAAAGCTGGAGCCTGCGATGGATTAGACGGCAACAGACAGCAGATGCTCTTAGTATATAATACGCTGATCGACAACCTGAACCAGGAAAAGAAAAATTCGCTTGCCGGGCAGATGTCTTTGTTTGACCTTTTCTCAGAGGAAGAAAAAAAGGCGTATGAAGTCCGGTTCCCGAATGTGGAGGAGTACACCAAGGAGATCAAACTTGGTTTTGAGAAGGAAGTTCTTGGCATTTATTTAAGCGGACATCCGTTGGAGGAATATGAGGAAAAATGGCGCAAAAATATCAGCGCCGTGACAGCAGATTTTATGCTGGATGAAGAAACGAATGCCGTAAAGATCAAAGATAACCAGAGTGTTGTCATTGGGGGCATCATCACTGAAAAGACCATCAAATACACCAAGCAGAACAAAGCGATGGCATTCATCACGGTCGAGGATCTGTTTGGAACGGTGGAAGTTATTATTTTTCCGCGCGATTACGAGAAATACAGCCGTTATTTGAACGAGGATGAAAAAGTCTTTGTCGCCGGACATGCCAATGTCGAGGAAGATAAAAACGGAAAACTGATCTGTGAAAAAATCTATTCCTTTGACGACACCAAACGGGAGCTGTGGCTTCAGTTTGCGACAAAAGAATCATATGAGGAAAAGGAAAAAGAACTGTATTCCCGGCTCTATGGTTCGGACGGAAATGATGAGATTGTGATCTATATTGCCTCGCCGCGTGCCATGAAAAGATTAGGCCAAAATTACAATATTCATATCAATCCGGAGCTTGTTGGTAACTTGACGGAATTTTTGGGCGAAAAAAATGTAAAAATTGTTGAAAAGAGCATTGAAAAGAAATAA
- the pulA gene encoding type I pullulanase: MKRKIGSTYFNDELVYDGNDLGAVYTKEKTTFRIWTPAAGKVSLNLYEQGDGDNLIETIPMTADVKGTWVCEKTGDLNGVYYTYSVQIGNKVNEVVDLYARSAGVNGNRGEILDLQATDPDGFDADVRPAFNNATDAVIYEVHIRDLSSDASSGIRNAGKFLGLTERGTKNREGLATGLDHILDLGVTHVQILPSFDYATVDETKPDTAQFNWGYDPKNYNVPEGSYSTDPYHGEVRVNEMKQMIKTLHENGIRVNMDVVYNHTYHLADSWFQKTVPDYYYRKNGNHYSDGSGCGNETASERAMMRKYIVDSVVYWATEYHIDGFRFDLMGVHDLDTMKAVRKALDQVNPDIMVYGEGWTGGESALPAAQQATKNNIYRLDRVGAFSDDIRDGIKGSVFDFLDKGFVSGKDNMEENIKFSVVAATPHSQVTLTKAGDKCTNWSGQPGQSINYISCHDNLTFWDKLAISNADDSEADRVKMNKLGSAVLFTSQGVPFMQAGEEMLRSKPNEKSETGFDENSYSSPDATNSIKWDNKGNVMDVYEYYKGLIAFRKAHSALRMTTAAAIQNNLTFMTGLDANVVAYTIQGEVQGETAQNIAVIYNGNPDAVTVNLPAGTWDICVNGKKAGCRSLGTAEGSVTVEGISALVLVQEDDTVNKVPAEDA, encoded by the coding sequence ATGAAAAGAAAGATTGGTTCTACTTATTTTAATGATGAATTGGTATATGACGGTAACGATCTGGGGGCTGTATATACAAAAGAAAAGACAACATTTCGTATATGGACACCTGCTGCCGGGAAAGTATCGCTTAACCTATATGAGCAGGGCGATGGTGACAATTTGATAGAAACAATTCCAATGACAGCAGATGTCAAAGGAACCTGGGTGTGTGAAAAGACAGGAGACCTGAATGGTGTATATTATACTTATTCAGTACAGATCGGTAATAAAGTAAATGAAGTTGTTGATTTATATGCAAGAAGTGCAGGCGTAAATGGCAACAGAGGTGAGATCCTTGATCTGCAAGCTACCGATCCGGATGGATTTGATGCAGATGTCAGACCGGCATTTAATAATGCTACAGATGCAGTGATTTATGAAGTACATATTCGTGATCTGTCTTCCGATGCTTCTTCCGGGATTCGGAATGCAGGTAAGTTTCTTGGACTGACAGAGCGCGGAACAAAGAACAGGGAAGGGCTGGCTACAGGACTTGATCATATTCTGGATCTTGGAGTGACTCACGTACAGATTCTGCCGAGCTTTGATTATGCTACGGTAGACGAAACAAAACCCGACACAGCGCAGTTCAACTGGGGCTATGATCCTAAGAACTATAATGTGCCGGAAGGTTCTTACAGTACAGATCCATATCATGGGGAAGTACGTGTCAATGAAATGAAGCAGATGATTAAGACACTTCATGAAAATGGAATCCGCGTGAATATGGATGTTGTATATAATCATACTTATCATCTGGCAGATTCATGGTTTCAGAAGACAGTGCCAGATTATTACTACAGAAAGAATGGCAATCATTATTCAGATGGTTCAGGCTGTGGTAATGAAACAGCCTCGGAGCGTGCCATGATGCGCAAGTATATCGTAGATTCTGTTGTATACTGGGCAACGGAATATCATATAGATGGTTTCCGTTTTGACTTGATGGGCGTACATGATCTGGATACCATGAAGGCTGTCAGAAAAGCACTGGATCAGGTGAATCCTGACATTATGGTATATGGTGAAGGATGGACTGGAGGAGAATCTGCATTGCCGGCAGCACAGCAGGCAACGAAGAACAATATTTACCGGCTGGATCGTGTGGGTGCTTTCAGTGATGATATCCGTGATGGAATCAAAGGCAGTGTATTTGATTTTCTGGACAAAGGTTTTGTAAGCGGCAAAGATAATATGGAAGAAAACATTAAATTCAGTGTTGTAGCAGCAACCCCGCATTCGCAGGTTACGCTCACAAAGGCTGGTGATAAGTGTACGAACTGGTCGGGACAGCCGGGACAGAGTATTAATTATATATCCTGTCATGATAATCTGACATTCTGGGATAAGCTTGCCATTTCCAATGCAGATGACAGTGAGGCTGACAGAGTGAAGATGAATAAGCTGGGAAGCGCGGTTCTTTTTACCTCGCAGGGTGTACCATTTATGCAGGCTGGTGAAGAGATGCTTCGCTCTAAGCCAAATGAGAAGTCTGAGACTGGATTTGATGAGAACAGCTATTCTTCCCCTGATGCAACGAACAGCATTAAGTGGGATAATAAAGGTAACGTAATGGATGTTTATGAATATTATAAAGGTCTGATCGCATTCCGTAAGGCACACAGTGCACTGCGCATGACAACAGCCGCTGCAATTCAGAATAATCTTACCTTTATGACTGGACTTGATGCAAATGTCGTAGCATATACCATTCAGGGTGAGGTACAGGGAGAAACGGCACAGAATATTGCAGTCATCTATAATGGAAATCCGGATGCAGTCACAGTAAACTTACCTGCCGGGACGTGGGATATCTGTGTCAATGGTAAAAAGGCAGGATGCAGATCTCTTGGAACGGCGGAAGGTTCTGTTACTGTCGAAGGTATCTCTGCGCTGGTTCTGGTACAGGAAGATGATACCGTAAACAAAGTGCCGGCAGAGGATGCATAG
- the pfkA gene encoding 6-phosphofructokinase, which yields MAKEINTIGVLTSGGDAPGMNAAIRAVVREAIAKGKKVKGIKRGYAGLLQEEIIDMEAKDVSDIIQRGGTILQTARCMEFTTAEGQQRGAEICKKHGIDGIIVIGGDGSFKGAQKLAGLGINTIGLPGTIDLDIACTEYTIGFDTAVNTAMEAIDKVRDTSTSHERCSIIEVMGRGAGYIALWCGIANGAEDILLPEKYDYDEQKLVNHIIENRKRGKQHHIIVNAEGIGHSSSMAKRIEAATGIETRATILGHMQRGGSPTCKDRVYASTMGALAVDLLCEGKTNRVVGYRHGDFVDYDIDEALAMKKEIPEYQYEISKNLSL from the coding sequence ATGGCAAAAGAGATTAATACAATCGGTGTGCTGACAAGTGGTGGCGATGCGCCGGGAATGAACGCAGCCATTCGTGCAGTTGTAAGGGAAGCAATTGCAAAGGGAAAAAAGGTAAAAGGAATTAAGCGAGGTTACGCAGGACTTCTTCAGGAAGAGATCATTGATATGGAAGCAAAAGATGTTTCCGATATCATCCAGCGCGGTGGTACGATCTTACAGACAGCACGCTGTATGGAGTTTACAACAGCAGAAGGACAGCAGCGTGGTGCAGAGATCTGTAAGAAACATGGCATCGACGGAATCATTGTTATCGGTGGTGACGGTTCTTTCAAGGGAGCTCAGAAGCTTGCGGGACTTGGAATCAATACCATTGGTCTTCCGGGAACCATCGACCTTGATATTGCATGTACCGAGTACACGATTGGATTTGATACAGCAGTAAATACAGCAATGGAAGCAATCGACAAAGTTCGTGATACATCAACCTCCCATGAGCGTTGCAGTATCATCGAGGTTATGGGACGTGGCGCTGGTTATATCGCATTATGGTGCGGTATTGCAAACGGTGCTGAGGATATTTTACTTCCGGAAAAATATGACTATGACGAGCAGAAATTAGTCAACCACATCATCGAGAACCGTAAACGCGGTAAACAGCATCATATCATCGTAAATGCTGAGGGAATCGGACATTCTTCTAGTATGGCAAAGAGAATCGAAGCTGCAACCGGTATCGAGACACGTGCAACCATCTTAGGTCACATGCAGCGTGGTGGAAGCCCGACATGTAAAGATCGTGTATATGCGTCTACCATGGGTGCCTTAGCAGTAGACTTACTCTGCGAAGGAAAGACAAACCGTGTAGTTGGATACCGTCATGGTGATTTCGTTGATTATGATATCGACGAGGCACTTGCAATGAAAAAAGAGATTCCGGAATATCAGTACGAGATCAGCAAGAACCTTTCTCTGTAA